The DNA segment GGAGGCAAATCAGGAAATGGCTGTATCAAGGCCTAACCAATAAGAGGACATGTTCTCTGTGGCCTCGCTGGCACATAAACATacacgcacagacacgcacTCAAAATCAAGCAACTTAAAGCAAACCGAGCCACACGCCACGCAATAAATACGATGGGAAGAAATTAAATTTGGCTCATGTGCCCAATCACCttgtttaacaacaacaacaacaataacagctCACTCTTAAGCTCAgataaaatgttgcattttgtttttctttccctgtaCAGCTAAGATGTGTAGCGAAGTTGTGGATCCAAAACACCAATTAATCCCACTCATTTGAGAGAAGGAGCAGCTTCCAGATGCCGGGTGCAGCgagcaaaagaacaaaaaaaaaaaaagaagaaacagatcTTTTTATAGTTGTGATTTGGTGAAGTGGTTGTCACTCCTACTTATCCACACGTTAGACGCCAACTGGATGCACAGATAAGCAGACAGTCAGAGAGGAGGCTTCATGCTTCATTCAGAATAGGCCGCCGTGCCGTGACAGCAAACAACTGAAAACCACATGCAGCATTCACAAGGAACTCAGGCATCACTCACAACTTTTCAAGTATGGCGGGAAGACTGAGTGCCGACAGCATCAGGAGCGaaaatcacacttttttttccttttcttcttgttcttttttttttgtatccacAGTTGTGTCAGATGCAGCTGGCGTGTCTCGATTGTTGTAGCCTTCTCTGAAGAAGCCTCTTTTAGCAATGTTAATATAGAGAAATACATCTGGGTAGAGGCAAGTGTATGGTAATACATAGCCTATAGTACACAACCTTGACTCAGGTATGTTTTTTACTCATATACACAGGATCTACAGGATTTAACTTAAACTGGCACCACTCTGCTTGTCTGGCTCATCTTTAGTCTGATCCAGCAGGTGGGTCCTGTGGTGCTCCGTAATTGCCTTACAGTGCAATATGGGTATTGGTTGTCAGCTTTGCTCTGCATGTCTAGCAATGGCAGAAGAGGCTGTGATAGGGAAAGGGCACAGTTCTAGTCTTTTCTCTGCTGGCTGCAGTGGGGCAGGATCAGGGAAGAAGGTTGACAGCCACAGTCAGTTCTGGCCAGCAGCGTGAGAAAGGGAAAGAGGGGCTCTGCTGCTGATGCTGATAGCAGGCCAGCAGGCTTCATGCTTCCTTCAACAGGGGAATATCTGCAGGAGAGGAGAAGAGTCATATGACAAATGACCAATACCTTTAGGGTCATTCTTAGTGCAGTCCTCAACCCATCACACTTAAAATACATTACATCAAAGTTTATATTgagttttattcatttgtcatttttgaTCTTGTCTACTCTTGCCCTTGATATGCACTTTACATGTtctatggaaaataaaatccatGTACATATTACACAGGTGTCACACTGGCTACTTTTTAATGCTATcctctataaaaacaaaaaaacaaacaaaaaagggaaaaaaatcagttatttaaatttacaaaCTTAATCCAATGCAGAGTGGTTGAGTTTTTAATCTAAAGTGCTCCTCTGTCTTTATTCAGAATCTTAGCTGTAACTCAGTCTATGGAATATATATGAACACAGTTAGACCAATGCAGCTACAACTTAAAAATCAGAGAAAAATGAGCAGACTGCATTGTCTTACCATCACAAAAATCATCTGTTGAGGTGACAGAAAGCAGGCTGTGCTGGTCgctgctgtcagagtctctACGGAGAGGTAGGGGACCTGCGCATGCACCCCCAGGGTGCTCTGTAATCcatgatgatgaagaggaggaagagggagcCTGGTGAACCAACACCGTCTCTGCATGACGGCGGGAGGagaaggatgaagaggaggtggATGGGAGACAGAAGTCTAAGTCTCTGTGGTGGCGGGTTCTCCTGGAGCTTTGACCTCCTGTGGCTCCCTGAGGAAGCCCCTCAGAGAGCACAATAGGAACTCTAGACTCTGGAGGGACTGGAGGCGGCggtgaagaaggaggaggaagagaaccGGAAGGGCCACATGGTCCACTGCTTCCATATACTGCCTCTTCATAGGAGGGCAGGGTCACCTGTACACCCTCCACCATGatggagctggcttggcccgaCACACCCTGCTCCCTCCTGATAAACAGACatgaagaaagaatgaaaagtgtGAACCAGGTGAATCACCAAACCAAGTCCATGTTCAAGCTGAAACCACAGCTGGTTAGTTACGCAGATGGCAGTAACTCATAACATAGGTTATGTTTCATTACTAAGGAATTCAAGAAATGCTAACCTGCGCAACTAGTCAAACATAAACTTTTTATGATTCGAGCCAACCAAAACGTCTGAATGATGGGTGTGTCACAGAAAGATTGTGTTCATTTATGGCACAAAGGTTAAGCTTCCGAAAGTTTCCATGTAAGActgatatgatatatatattttcaacaaacaaaacacaaacagagccaCACAGAGGCTGAAAAGTCTTTACCGGGCTGTAAAATGTGACTAAATCTAAAGCCTGATGTCATTTCAAGTAATCACACTTTACTGGCCAATTTTATTGATGTTTTCGGAGGAGCAACTTCCCTGAAACCAGCTTTACAATGGAGTCCATTAAGAAGAGATGAGCAACTATGTTTTGCAACAAGGATatgaacacaatttattcaATTGTCTTAGAAAATACCCTCTAAAATGTTACATAAGGTCCTGAAATTTATGAAACCACAACTAAAAATGCCTTCAGTCGATTGAGAAACTACACGACTGCGTAGAAGCGGCGTTTTTGTTATCAGCAACATATCCAACTAATTTTTTATCGTGAAGTATTTGCTGGTGTGAGACTGCAGCAAAGTTTATGTGTCTTACCTGTTGTGATGAATAGACTTGAGCTTTGGTTGTACAAGAACAAACAGCACCACTAAAAGCAGGACGAATGCCACAGAGCCGGCTGTGATTATCACAATAGACAGAGCAGGTGTACCCAGTGGAGAACTCGGTTCCTTCTCTGAGAGGACAAAACAAGACGTAGAGGAAGTGAGAATGTGATCTGCTGATTTTAACATATCTGCAACTGGTTATGCATGCTCATGAAGAGAGCTATAACAGCTAACAGAGATTAGCTGAGATGGCAGACCTTCTGTGAGTCGGCAGCTAATCTGCATGGGACGGTCCCACTCGCCATTCCGACAGGTGAGGAACTTGTACTCTCCCTTCAGAGCGTAACCCTCGGCGCAGAAGTACTCGATGACGGTGCCTTCAATCAGAGGGCTGCAGTGAGTCGGATGACAACGGTAGCCCCCGTTTTCTGGTTGGGTAGGGAGTGAACATactggagagagagacaggcaaTAGAgattttatgtttgttgttgaaAATGTGTTCACTGTTATTTACTACATGTGTACTTATTTAATTCCTTTGGCTTGAGTTCTCAGAATTAAGCTAAATTTTCTAAAGAGGTCTGACACTTCAGATCTGGTACAGCCATGTCTCTTATGAGCACGTGATCAATGTTAGAAGTAATAAAAGTCGCCTTATAGGGAAGACATTAAGAGtaaataaactataaaatacaaatatgtaTGACAGCAATACAAATATCCATACACATCCTCCCAGCCCTGCCTACATAAGTGCATAcgcaatattaaaaaataatttgcgCGTTTTatcagcataaagaaaagtgccTTTCTTATGTGCAAAATCAGCTAAAAATGTGGATTTTGACCACAAAATTGACAGTACGCTACTTGAAGTCGCATTAAAAACACTAAATTGCATTGCTTGTCTGCTTTATCACAGGTATATTTGCATGTTTGAAGCTTATTTACCATTGTTTTTGATGCAGCGTAGCAGTTGTTGGGACCAGGTTCCAGAAGTGGTACACACGATGGATCTGGATCCAGACTCGGCAATGTATCCAGACTCGCAGCCATACACTAACACAGTGCCAGGTGGGAAAGAGCCCCGGTTGGATTCAGTCTGGTTCAGCAGGTATCCGTGCTGCACACCAGGTGGGTGCTGACAACCTGAAGAtacaaaaacaagtcaaagaaaTAATTATTAGTGGGCTGCTTAAGTTGTCAGTGGAGAACCTCTTCTGAGCAAGACGTAAACAGGATCTGAGAACTCTTCCCCTCACTTACTTAGGGAACTGCCAGCTGCAGGCCAGCATCCAATTTGGGATCTTGATCCATATAAAGCGATTATAAATTATGTAACTAAATGAAGCTGAAACTCCTTCTGGAAATGATGTACATCTTAAGGATCAATTCATGTAGAATTTTCCAATTTATAGGGCTTacaaggaaacaggaagtgtttgacTGAGAAGTTGCTGGGTTATCTGAAGAATAATTTACCATTATTGTGCCAAATTTATGAATTAAACAGTTTGTGTTCTGTCCGACTCCATCAAAGTTTAACAGGGACCCATTTTCCGTTGACTAAAATTTTAGTGGTAGATTAATGCTGCTGGAATATAGTGCTGTCCTTTCATTACTCTGACATAAACTGCATCTTGGTCTCCCCTGCAGGCGACTGCCACAGGGTCAAACAACTTTTCAGAGGGAGCCTCTGTCAAATTGACAGGTTGAGCTTATAATTAAAGCTCTGTGGTATTGTTACTTGAAACTAGGCTGCTTTTACAACAGCAAGAGAGAAGCACTGTATCAACATGACAAGTTAGGTGGAGACAGCCGTGCTGTGCATCTTAGAGAATACCTCAAGAGCCTACAGTGGATTAAAATGTCACAAGGAGCTTCATACAGATCTAATTTCTCTTGATTATTTGCTGTTCATTAAACCGTTTTCAGCCCACGCTAACATTGGTTCTATCTGTCtggcagagagacagagtcttTAGCGAGGCTCATTTGCTCCGTGCTAATGACAGACTTGAAGCTCTAAGCCAGCCAATAAACACAAGATGAGTCAGAAGACCTAAAGTTAATCGAGCTTTGATCCACCTTCCTGTGCTCCATATATCACACATACATACTGCAGTGACACGGCAACTGCTCTTTGCGTCTTGTGCGTGTTAGAGTGAATTTGTGCTGCACTCCCACTGCCATGTTAATACATGCAGGCAACAAGAGCTGGTACTGGCGAGAGCAGAGCCTGTAAATCCAGCCGATCTGACATCAACATTGCAACACCTGTGTAAATTGAGACAGCAGGAGACTGACTTTGCTTTCGGTATAACTGAAAAAAGATATGCGGATCATacacatacatttttattaccaccCATGTGACCCATTTGGAGGGAGGTCGGGTATTTTTCCAATAAACACTTAAACCCCTTTGGGCAATAATGTATAAATTAATTTTGTCATAATAagtgaaggatttttttttgtcttttaatccGTACATCATATTTGTCTGATTTATTGATTTGAATTATACACTGTGTTGTGGCTTTTTTTTACTaacaagtaaaattaaacactcaacacaaaaacattaataatgCCATCAGCGCTAATGACCATATGGCTCATTATTTAATCCCTGGTCTGAGTACTTATAAAATCATATTAGCCAAGGTCTAATGCAGTGCTTTATCACTTGCTtgacataaacaaacacaccaacaccACAAACAGGCACTTTGTCTTgcctcttgtgtgtgtgtgtgtgtgtgtatagagaTTGAAAGAGAGACTATTTCCACAGCAGTGCCTCGAACATCCTGTAATCTCCGTAGAGAAATGCCGCTCTAAGCTGGCAGCACAAGATTAAATGCAAACACTCTAAATGTGCGAGTGCCTACTCATACACAACAAACatgcgcacgcgcacacacacacacacacacacacacacacacacacacacacacacacacacacacacacacacacacacaaagtcaacACCCAGAAACAAGGCACACCCTGAGctcgtgggtgtgtgtgtttgggtgttttGAGCAGAACAAAACATGCAGTTACCATAACATTATTGTATGTATATTCTAAAATTATAAGTACAGTTTTAGATATAAAATTGAAGATAATGAGGTTGACATTAAACCCTCTTTACTTTCAAATCATCTAATTTTATCAGCAGAAGCTAgcaattatttttcattatggCTTAAGCTCAAGATAACATTGTTATTATCTTGAATAACTAACTATTTAGAACATAGCACCCTGAAAAATGCTGATTAAAGTTTCCCAAAAGGACAGATGATATCACCAGATTAGCAGCTGCACCCTGTCAAGTCTCCAAAAGTCAAAGATGATGTaagacaaagaaacacacaaatgtttCACATTTGGTTTTACTGAAACCTCTCATTTGGTTTTAATATAATTGCTCCTACATTCATTTTCTTGATTGCTTagttttttaatcaaatactAATTATGCTCTAGTTAGCTTCTATAGTACACAGATTTAATACAGAACACACATCTCAAAATGTAATTAGATGATCCATCCTGAATCTCAAGTTCAAAAACATGATTACAGCAGCTACCTAAATTAAAATCTACAAtccaaacagacacaaacatgttgGCTTTGATAGGCAGGATCTGTAAAGAGATATTTAAAGAGCTGCCTTAATGTACTGAAAGAGATTACCAGTAATAATCAGACCCTAACAATGAGCTGGAGTTTCCTTACAAGAAATGCCAAGCTTTGTGTGTTAAAGTAGTATCAAgtgttcacactcacacacagtcacGCTTTCTCCTACACATACAAACACTGTCTGCACTTATTTCAGGATGCCATTTGACACCATGACTCGGTCCCTGAACTGCTTGTGGGTGATTAAAGGACCTCTGAGTAAAGGATGGTAGTAACGGAGGTGGTAAGGTGATGAATTAATGACCCTGGGCTGAAAGGCAGCagggaacaaaaaaaaggcCTGAGGGGGCATTTTGGGGCAACAGCCTTTAGCCACTGTTTTGATCTTTTGTGGTGCACTGCAAGGTAGTCAATAGCAGTGCAGAAGACAGATCAGTGGTAATTGCATTCatccttttgttcttttgaaTGTTTTCTTATCTGCAGGACTGCTTCAGATACAAATGCATCTGAATATGCATCTGCATATTAATGTAAGTTGAGTTAATGCTATTCTTCAACaaatgcagatttaaaaaaaaagatgcactaTGCCAATACCTTAAACCTATTACAACAAAGGCTTcctctgttctctctctttattctaTAGTAATGAGTTCAGACTGCATACTgtatttaaatgtgctgcttgataaaaaataatgagcCGAAAAACACAGAAGAGACCAGAGAATGAGTTTAATCTGGCTTTATCTCAAATCATGTATAATACTTGTGAGTGAAGAATGAGAGGCTCGCTCTTCTTGTAACTTTAAGCACATACacttttgtttatgttgttggTAAGTCAACAAGGCTCCTGCATGATCATGGTGTTAGCTGACAGGGCAGTAAGAAACTGTTCCAATGACAGGCTTAGATTGTTCAGGTCACACAGTTTACTGAAGTCAGGCCAGTCTGAATGAACCCCGTAGGCAATGAAATGCATGGCAATGTGGGAACTTCTGCTCCATTAAGAAGCCCAGCAAGCTAAGTGCTTTCAGTCAAGGCAGGAAAAACCTGAACTGCATATGAGCTCTGTGAGAGTTCCATTATTGGAGTTTTCATTTGCATCTGCTACACCAAGACTAGCATtcacaaagaaaatcagtgaCAAGCCTTTGCTTGTCACGACAGAAACAGCCCAGAATATTTTTACAAACTGCAGAGGAACACAGTGTGGTTCCCTGTACTATTGTAAGGATGATTTAAACAGCATCAGATACCTCTATTATCTACCCAGATTGAACAACACAAGTAAGAATTTGTGGAAAAGACTGTAAATGTATCTTTTTTTCAATATGTCAGCTTTGGTCTCAGGAAGGTTCTCGTATAAAGCTTAagacaaaactattaaaacggTGCTATGAAATTACTTAGCTGTTCAAGTGATAATAAAAGTAATTCTGTGTTGCATTATAGTGCTAACATGGACTCAGGTATGGGtaaaatacacatgcacacacacgcacttttTCCCTTACTGGATCCTTTGGGAATAGAGAAACTCAAATGGATGACAgcttaaaaagtgaaaatgatgaaaaagatCTGGAAAATAAAGAAACGTCAAAAGGAAGTGGAGCAGTGAAGAAATTTGACTTAAACCCATACCCTCATGGGACTGTACTTGTCAAAACTAGTTTGAGCCTACCTGAGGGtcaaatatataattatattcaACTGCAAAAAGAGCACAGATGGGGAAAAGAAGTACTTCTGAAAATTACCAAAGAAGATAGAGGTGACGTTTAGAAGCGGTAAAGAAAATAACGAGAAgcagtaaaatcataaaataCTGACAGGAATATGCACTCATCATGAGATAAACAGAACAGGAGGAGAAGGGAGGAAGAGCgagagaaggaagagcgcagaaATACGTCATTACCGTGGAACATGATGGCTCTGAGCAATCACAATCCACAATGAGACATGTTGCGGCAGGTAAGTGTCAACTAACAGTCATAAGTGTGAGGGAGAGGCTCTGCACTACAGCAATGGGGAGATGAGTCTTCAGTTCATACCACACCATGGATCGGACAAGCAAAAACGGATAGAGGCTGTTAAAGGAAAGAATAAACACTCGTTTGGTGCCCAGAGATGGTGCAGTGGTAAAGATAATGTATAACCTTGCTGTTTCCCCCTTTTCCATCAGCCTCTCAGCCTAAATTGAATACTAGCTTTGAAAGCACACACTAGGAAAAATGATTAAAGCACTAAGCAATGCCAGAGTGGATTTCAGCACACCACGTTTTGTGCTTATGAAGAAGGGAATGAGTCACAGTTAAACACAAGCTGTTCTCTCGCTGGTCTGATGTTAAGAGTTTGCTCAAGAGAGCAGGTTTTTGAGAAATGTCGAAAAACAACAATGACTAAAGGAGAGTCACAAGTGCCTTGTAGAAGCCAGTGGAAGGAACAAGTGTAAAAAGCACACTTATagaatttcaaaaaaaaataatacatttgtaCAAATACATTTGTGTTTAAGGATGTGGCCAACAGATTATCCCCTTGCCTTCATTATCCACTGAAGACCCCAGCAGTATTATGCTCCAACATTTACCATATtgagttaaataaaacaaacatgtgaAAAGGTTAAAATATTAGAATAAATCTAAGAACGCAGTTGTAAGCTGACGAAAGAGCTTAGTTGCTAAAAGGTTGGGGAAACACAGGGCACCCATGAGGCTGAATGCTAATCCCAACATTCAGCGCCTTAAGGCTATGCTCTAGGAGACTAAGACCACGGGGGGCGTTAATATCGCCTGCCTTGCTCTAAAGTGTCGGACGGGCTGTGAATATCTCCCTTTTCCCATCTGTTACTGATGGTAGTCAGTCTGCTAAGAGCTGGAGGGGGTGGGGAATGGATTGAGGAAAACAGAAGTGGGAAAAAGGGTTTGAGCCCTCTTTGCCCCAGCAAATTAAATTTCTAATTATCCTCCATTACAAGCTGGGTGTGCTCTAAAGCAAATCAGATACTGATGACTTCTGTAGCCAACTGTCTGGTTGTTCTATGCAACAATGGGCCATAAAAGAGGGTGTGTTTTCCAGTGGGCATGTTTAAGTGTGTCAGGGAGCGAGGGAATTTGTGTGCATGGATATATgctatgggggggggggggggggggggggtgcattgGATTAAGCTCAAAACCGAGGGGATGATGATGCTCTCTTTGGctgtgtaaatatgtttttgttcatttttcggCCTCCCTCCAAgtcctctgttgttgttgtttctgacGACGTTGCTGTCATTTTTGGgatgggtgtttttttgttttttgccacgTTCCCCTGTCTCTCCTGCTAATCCGTGGGATTTTTAGCCAAGCTGTTGTTATTagagtacagtacagtacaccAGAGCCTGTGTTGAGGGTAGCATTGGAAAGAATTAGTGGTCTCGCCAACTCATTTCTACCATTGGTAAAATCTGTTatgattcattttaaatatccaaaaagaataaaaaattgaCAGTGTGGTCATTGTGAAAGGTCtaccaaaagtaaaaatattactaaaatGATTACTGACAGAAAACTGGTCAGTAAAAGTTTTGACTTTACCAAATTTGGTATTTGTAAAAGATTTTTCCTGGTTTATAATGGACCTCATAAACATGACTGGTCTGCACATAATTACATCAATTGGTCTAGGGTGCCTTACGCAACAGAAGTCTGTGTATTTTC comes from the Astatotilapia calliptera chromosome 15, fAstCal1.2, whole genome shotgun sequence genome and includes:
- the susd6 gene encoding sushi domain-containing protein 6; amino-acid sequence: MCDGMVAFQTRALSSSSSSSTSSSSPAHRLAASVLILLFILLPHGHASGCQHPPGVQHGYLLNQTESNRGSFPPGTVLVYGCESGYIAESGSRSIVCTTSGTWSQQLLRCIKNNVCSLPTQPENGGYRCHPTHCSPLIEGTVIEYFCAEGYALKGEYKFLTCRNGEWDRPMQISCRLTEEKEPSSPLGTPALSIVIITAGSVAFVLLLVVLFVLVQPKLKSIHHNRREQGVSGQASSIMVEGVQVTLPSYEEAVYGSSGPCGPSGSLPPPSSPPPPVPPESRVPIVLSEGLPQGATGGQSSRRTRHHRDLDFCLPSTSSSSFSSRRHAETVLVHQAPSSSSSSSWITEHPGGACAGPLPLRRDSDSSDQHSLLSVTSTDDFCDDIPLLKEA